The Bos taurus isolate L1 Dominette 01449 registration number 42190680 breed Hereford chromosome 16, ARS-UCD2.0, whole genome shotgun sequence genome includes the window TGAGCCGCCCGTTACATATGTCGCGGGTCTGGCCGCAGTCGTCTGTGCCCACAGGCACCGGCCAGGATGTGGGCGCGGCCCAGGGCCCGGCGTAGAAGGGGTTGGAGAGCAGCACGGCCAGGTAGGCGTCGCGGCCCCCGTAGTAGTGGTCGAACCACGTGCAGTTGATGGCTTCGCGGGGAGGCCGGGCCACTGGGAGAGGAGCAGATGGGCAGTGGGGCCCGGGCTGCCCTGCATTGCTGGACATGCCAGTCTCGCGCTCCAGAATGCCCCACGCCCTTCCTGTGCCGGGACACCCCCCAACCCCGACATCCATTCTGCCCGTGTCAGCGCCCGGCCCCTCACCAGCCCTGCCAGGTGGTAGCCGGGGGCCCCCACTGCGTGGCCGGGACTCACGCGACATGTTGGTGCTGGCGATGACCCCATACCACTGGATCTGCCCGTCCTCCTCGCCAAACATGCCCTGGGCGATCAGCACACCCATCCCCGTCTCGGGCTCCAGCTGGGGGGCTGCGGCCAGCTCCGGGGGGTGCCAGGCTGGGAGCGGAGGGGGAGTGAGGTGCTGAGAGCTGCCCCCAAGGGCAGGGCTGTGCCCAGGCTGGGCCGGGCACCCGGGCATGAGCCGCGCAGGGTAGTGGCATCCGGGACAGGGCCCaggcgggggctgggggagggcccCGGGGGTGCGGGCCAGAGGCACCTACCCTCGGGCACAGTGGCGCACACCAGGCTGACCGCCCGGCTCCACAGGCCGTTCCTGCCCAGCACCGAGAGGCTGAGGCGGTAGGACGCAGCGGGCGCCAGGGGGGCCAGCAGGAGGGCGCCCCCGGAGGTGTTGGCCCGGAAGATGAGCTGGGCGGCCCCTCCCGCTGCCAGCTGCTCCGCCACCACCAGACAGGTGTCCACATCCCCCGTGGGCACTGTCCAGACCAGGGCCAGGCGCGTGGCCTCGGGCTGGCACTGCACGTCCTCCACCGGGTCAGGCTCTGTGGGTTCAAGAGTTCCGTGTCGAGTGGGGGTCAGTGCACCTGAGAGGGGCTAGAATGCAGAGGCTCAGAGGCACTGGGCACTTTTACCCCAAAATGGGGCAATgacagcaaggagaaataagcgCTCCTCCAGACCTCCCCGCTCCCTGCACCCATCTGGAGAGCGAGGGGCGGCCCAGGGCGGGAGGGCAGGGCTCCCACTGCACGAGAAGGCACGGGGCGGGATGGCTCAGGGCTCAGGGTGCCCCACCCCCCGACAGACGCCCACATACCCACGGGCAGCAGCACAGGGTGTGTGGAGGCCTGGAGGGGCCCTGCCCGGCACTGCACCGTCAAGGATAGGTTGCGTCCAGGCGTGAGGTCCCTCAGGACCAGGCGGGCTTGGCCCAGGGCCAGGGGCTGCTCCCGGGACAGGAGCCTGGCCCCCGAGAGCTGCGCATGGCAGGCTCCGTGCCCCAGGGGGCCGCTGGCCCAGGCCAGGCTGACCACGGCGCTGCCCGCCTGCATGGACACCAGCAGCTCTGCGGGCACCACTGGGGCTGTGGGAGGAGAGCAGGGAACCTCTGACCCCATGCAGGGCCCTTGTCCACAGGCAGAAcgaggggctgggggcgggggcgccCCCCAAGGGAGGGGCTCCAGGTGGCCCTGCCCACCGCTCCACCCCTCCCCGTCCCCACGCCCACTCACGGGTCCAGCCGGCAGTGCTGGCTGCCACCGCACGGAGGGGCCCGGCCTGCGTGACCACCTCCACCTTGTACTCAGTGCCCGGAGTCAGAGCCAAGAAGCTGGCGCTGTCCACATGGGCCCCCACGGGGCTGGAGCGCACCTGGACGCCCGCCTGGTACAGGGTCACCCGGTAGCCATCCCGGCCCCCCAGCGCGTGGACCCAGGACGCCCGGAGCTGGGTGGCGCCTTCACTGGTCACATTCACCAGGGCAGGGGCGAGGGGGCCTGCAGGGAGAGTGGGGTGGGGTTGGAGAAGGGAGGTATAGGACCTGAACTGTGTCCCCCAAATTCACGTTCACCTCCTGACCCTCAGGACCCAGAACGTGCTCGGAGATGCAGCCTCGAAAGAGGGGATTAAGGCCAAAGGAAGTCACTGGGGTGGGTCCTGGCCCAGAGGGGACTGGGGCAAGGACACAGGCAGGGACAGCCCTGCGGGCCCCGGAGGAGAGGGCGGGACACAAGCCAGGGCCTCAGCCTGTGCCCCCAGAACTGCGGGGGGCCTGTGTGAGGCCCCTCTGCAGACGGCACGGGCAGGGTAGGGGGGCAGCCCAGCCTCTGCTCCTTCCTCCGTGAAAGGCCCCCGTCCACCCTTGGCAGGGTTGGGAACACTGGCTCAGGTGACCCCACCCCGACCCTCCCCAACAGCCAAGTCCAGGGTCTGGACAGACTGCACCCTGCACCACCCGAAGGCTTCAAGCCAGCACCTTCCCCAGCCCAGCTCCAGCTTCAGGTTAGAGGCCGGGTCTGGGGTCTAAGTGgggcctctgccccctcccctgagCCAGGGCCCGGGCTGTGTGGCAGACACCTCTGttgtaaactgaggctcagagagacacagagagggacAGGCCTGCTCAGGGCTCAGCCGGTTAGAGCCTCAGGGTCCTGGAGACGGGAGGACCAGGCGGGGTGGGCCCACCACGGTGGAGGGGGCGCAGCAGGGCAGGGGGCCACTGTGTCCAACTGCACCGGGCAGGGTGTGGGCCCCCAGGGGGGATTCCCGGCCCATCATGTGGCTCTGGAAGGAGGGACACGCCCGGTGCTTCAGTAATCGAGACCCTTCACGGGAGACCCTCTGAGATGGAGGCCCTCGTGCCCGGCTGCGGTTTCAAGAATTAAGTGAGAGAATGCTGAGCGAGGGGCCCGGCAGCAGGGTGGGGGGTCCCTGATACTGGCCATGAGAGAGCGTGGGGGACCCACCACGGTGCTGCATGAGAGCAAAGCTGGGTCCCGCCCACCTGCCTCTCACCAGGAGGGCGGGACCCAGGGGCTCCCAGCTGGCAACAGGTATCCTGGTGCCCTAGGGCCGGGGAGCAGCTGACGTCAACCCAGAGGCCTGCTCACCGACCACAGGGCTCAGGGGTCAGCCCCCGGGACACCCAGCAAGGGCGGtcggtggggtgggcagggcacTCACGCGTCCAGCCCGTGGCGTTGGCAGCGCTGCTCTCGTCGGGGCCCCGCAGGGTGGCCAACCACACCAGGAACTCAGTGCCTGGAGCCAGCCGGGTCCAGGAGAAGGTCTGCACCTCAGGGCCCAGGGTGTCCTGGCCCTCCAGAGCCGGGGGCCGCAGGCAGTAGAGCCGCAGGAGAAAGCCGTCCCTGCCCCCCGCGGGGGGGCTCCAGACTGCCCTCAGGGCAGGGGGCTGGGCGGCCAGGCCCAGGCTCAGGCTGACGGGCGGCGCAGGGACTGCAGAATGAGCAAGAGGCGGATTCGagccccctgcccagccccgggcCGCACGCTCAGTGCTGGTCTCCAACACGGCCTGCCTCGACTCAGCTGCCCCCATGCTTCCCAGGAAAGCCTCTTGGCCAGCTCAGTCCCTGCCCCACACCTGCTCCCTTCCCTGCTTCCCAGGCCTCAGCTCCAAGGGTGACTTTGTTCTGCCTGTACCACCCCAGCACTGGCCGCCCCAGGCTCACACCAGGACTGGGCCTCCCTGCgagctccttccctctctctttctccccaatCTCAGGGCCTGGGGACACACCCCCCTCACTAAGGCCCCTCTCTGCCCACCTTACTCAGACCCATGTGCTCCTCAGCCCACTCCCCTCCTCGGGGAAACCTTCCTTGACCCCTAAGGTGGCCCTTCTGTGAGCCCTCAAAGATTAGCCACAACCACAGAACATTCCTCATAGTCCTTGATCTTAAACCCATGAGGACAGAGACTCACACGGTTCAAACACACTGTGCGTGCACACTTGCTCTATGATATACACACCAATGTAAGCCGCTTTAATAGACACACTGACCGTATGTTTACTTGTCTGTCTGCTTTTCTACACTATCTTCTTCATAATTTTTAGCTTTGGCATGTAACCCCATACCTAAGCATGGAAggcattctttaaatatttgttggaaggatgAATGGATGGTTGGGAGGATGAATGGATgtttggaaggatggatggatggatagatggttagaaggatggatggttggatggttggaaggatggatggatggttggaaggatggatggatggatggatggttggaaggatggatggatggatggatggttggaaggatggatggatggttggaaggatggatggacagttggaaggatggatggttggatggatggttggaaggacagatggatggatggatggatggatggatgggtggatggttgatggatggatggacggttggaaggacagatggatggatggatggatagttggaaggatggatggttggatggttggaaggatggatggatggttggatggatggatggttggaaggacagatggatggatggatgggcggttggaaggatgggtggatggttggatggatggatggatggttggaaggaaggttggatgggtggatggatggatggatggatggatggttggaaggacagatggatggatggatggatggacggttGGAAGGATgggttgatggatggatggttggaaggaagggtggatggttggatggatggatggttggatggttggaagcatggatggatggttggatggatggatggttggaaggacagatggatggatggatggatggttggaaggatgggtggatggttggatggatggatggatggttggaaggatggatggatggatggttggaaggacagatggatggatggatggatggacggttggaaggatgggtggatggatggatggttggaaggaagggtggatggttggatggatggatggttggaaggatggatggatggttggaaggacgggtggatggttggatgggtgggtggatggatggttggaaggaagagtggatggttggatggatggatggttggaaggatgggtggatgggtggacaaCTGACCCAATGGCACGAGGTGGGGAATGCTTGCAAACAGGTCATGAAACACCCTATCCTGACTAGATGCATGGCCTGAGTCAGGCACACAGAGGAAGGTGTGTGAAGGATGTTGGTACCCACCCCactgcccagggctggcctcccaGGGGCCACAGCCGGGAACTCACGTGTGCAGGCGCGAGCCCTTTGGATGCTGGAGCTGAGGTTTCCCGCCCGAGTCCATACAGACACGGTGTAGCAGGAACCGGGCACCAGATCCGGCAGCATCAGGCTGGTGTTGTCTGGGCCCAAGTTGACAAGACCGCCCGGCGAGCTCTGGCTGCCCTCCTGGTGCCAGCTGACCCTGTAGCCTTCCCGCGGCCCTGCTGCTGGGGCCCAGCCAATGGTCAAGGTGGAGGGGCTATCCCTGCCGGTGACCTCGAGTGACTGTGGCGTGGGGGGCCCTGACAGAGGAGAGGGTGGTAAGGAGGCCGCGCATGGTGTGTGGGCCTGTGATAGCCCCTCTCCACCCAAGGCAAAGCCCCTCGGCCACCGGGACGCAGTGGCCGGCACTCACCGGTGTGGCCTGTGGGGCTTGCGGAGGCAGTGCCCAGAGCGGAAACAGTGTCCACCTGGGAGCGGGCCCCAGGCCCGTGGAGTGTGACCAGGGTGACACCAGGTGCCCCCGAGacatttctgaggaggcagggggCTCCCTCGGTGTAGGGCAGTATCTGGCTCCCAGGCTCCTCACTGGCCTCCGGCCTGTCCAGGGGCAGCTCGGTACCACTGCCCTGCGGGCGCTGGGCTAGAGCATCTGGAGGGGTGTGGGCCCTGGATGGTGAGGGTCCACTGCTCTCAAGGCAGGTGCCCCTGGGCAGGACCCCAGCCTGTTCCCCACCAGCCCAGACTCACCGCCCAGCCAGGCAGTGGCCTGGGCCCGGGCCTCGTAGGGCCCTGCCAGAACTCTCAGCTCCAGAGCGTAGTGTCCAGATGGCAGGGGCCTCAGGAACGTGATGTTGAGGGCCCCAGGGCCCAAACTTAGGGTCTTGTCCACAGGCCCGCTCAGCCTGAGCAGGTAACCCTCCCGGGCCCCCGGGCCCACCTTCCAGCTGGCCCTGagccctgggggctggggagcgAGCCCCAGGTCCCGGGGCGTGGAGGGACCTGGGGGGGGAGGGAGACACGTGCAGAAAGTCCTTGCAGCCGGCCGGCTCCTTCCTGTGCGCCCTGGACAGGCCACATGTTGGGCGAGTCCTGGGACCCAGCCAAGGACACAGAAACAGAGGAGAGCACTCCCAGTACCAGACCTGGCACCCCCTCACAGCACGGCCGCTGTGGTCCCCTTCGAGGGGCAGAGGCCAAAGCACAGAGAGAGCGAGCACTCTGTCTGGAGACCCACAGGCAGGCAGTGGCAGCAGTGGGTCCCGGGGCTCAGCCCAGCCCAGACACTCCCGAGCCTGGGTACTGGTCCCTGTCTCCCCACCATCATGGGGGACAGCATGACTTATGGGGGTTAAATGACATGCCACACAGAAGCACCTGGCATGGCACTGGCACACGGCAATCATCATCACTGTCACCTTTGGGGTGGGGTCTTTTTTACCACCAGCCAGCAGGCGGGCACCCTCGGGCCTCACCCCTTCCCTGCAGGACCCTGGACGCCCCCCGCATAGCCGGATCAGCCCGCTTGGCTGAGGGACCTCTGCAGTGGTCAGCAAATCCCCAGCACTCACGGGTCCACTCAGTGGCACTGGGCCCCACTGCCCAATGAGGCCCAGCGACAGCGCTAAGTTTCAGCGTGTAGGGAGTTCCAGGAGAGAGGCACGGGAAGGTGTGACTGGAGACACCTCGTGTGACGCCTGCCGTCAGGTTGAAGCCACTGAGGAGGTCCGTGAGCAGGAGGTGCAGCCAGGCGGCCCCCCCAGAGCTGTACCAGGAAGCCCGCAGGGCTCTGGTGCCCAGGGCGCGCAGCGCCAGCTGCCCTGGAGGCACAGGAGCTAGAGGAGGGTGGGCAGGGTAGAACCGGGCTGGAGAAGGGGCCCAACCAGGGACCCGGCACCAACCCCGCACAGGAGCCAGGAGCCCGGCACATTGGCACGTGGCTCTGGACCACCTCCTACCCCCAACCGGCTGTCACCTGGGGCCTTGCCAGGCGTGGGCCCTACCTGTCCACTGGCGAGTGCTGGTCTTCGCTTGGAGGTGGGCGGCCCAGGTGGTAATCTCCAAGCCGTACTCACTGCCCGGTAAGAGGTGGCTAAAATTGTAGGACAGGGTGCCGGCGGACGTGGAGACATTGTGAACCACTGTCTGGGACTCCAGATGGCAGAGGACAAGCTGATAGCCATCCTGCCCCCCGGGAGCAGAGCCCCACGAGGCCTCCAGGCTGGATGGGCTCTCAGAGCCGTGGAGCTTCAGGTCCTGGACAGTGGACGGGGCTGCGGTGAGGCAGAGAGCAGCGCTAGGTTCAGGGCCGGGCATCACCTCTGCTTCTAACGTTCCTCGACAGGTCACTGTACCAGCGTGGTCCCCAGAGTCCTCACCATCCTGCTTGGCCACGCCTCCGCACTCAGACCACGCCTCCGCCCTCAGACCACGCCCCGCCCGCAGGCCCCGCCCGCCCGTAGATCACGCCCCCTGCCGGCAGGCCACGCCCCCATCAACCGGACCTACCCGCAGGCCACGCCCCACCTGCAGGTCCCCCGCCCCCAGGCCACGCCCCCGCCCTCAGACATGCCCCCTGCCAATAGGCCCCCCACAGACCACGCCCCCGCAATCAGGCCCCGCCCACAGGCTCGCCTGCCCTTGTCCACAGGCCACGCCCCCGCCCCAGGCCCGCCCCCGCCCGCAGGCCGCGCACCTGTGAGCGCAGTGAGGCTGAGGCTGGCGTTCTGCCCGCAGGGGCGCACGGCCGTCACCTCCAGCTGGTAGCGACTTCCTGGCACCAGGTCCCGGAACTCGAAGCTGGACGCGTTGGTGTGAGCCTGGAGCAGCTGCCCTTCAGGGGAGCCACGGGGGCTCAGCCGGCTGAGGCGGAGGGTGCGGCCGAGCCCACCTGGCCCTGGGGCGTCCCAGTTCAGCGTGAGGCTGGCAGACCTGCCCCGGCTGCTGACCGTCACCCTCAGAGGCGATCCTGGGGAACAGGGGTCGTCAGGGCCCCCAGTGCCCTGTACCCTAAaggaggcaggggcaggaaggGCCAGAGTAGAGACGGGCCCAGGGGAGAGACGGCCCTGTTCGCCCGTCCCCTGCCACCTACCTTCACTCGCCCAGCTGGGACCCTCTTCTGGGGGCTGGCACTCGCCTTCCTAAGGAAGGGGTatgagggtgggggagaggggcagaGGAAAGGCTGTCCACTTGTCCGTCCCCCACCCCAGGCGTGGCCTAAGGGCAGCAGGCAGGACACCAAGGTGAGGAGGCCCCCAGCCTGGGCAGCTGCCCTGTGTCCTGTGGGACTGGGCAGGAGCTGCCTCTGCCCAATTTCGTGCAGATCAGCCGGGGCCCTTGGGGCAGCGGGAGGCCTGAACACCACAGAGAGCAGCCCCAACCCTGCCACGGCCCCAGCGCCCATCTCACCTTGGCCAAGAAGCCTGGGAGCCAGAGGATCGCCACGAACAGGACTGGGGGTCTCATTCCAGGGCGTCTGCAGGGAGAGCTGGGAGGTAGCAGGAGGGGCCGTCCTGCCCCCCGCTGCTCAGCTCCTGGCTCCCTGGAGAGCTTGGCTGCCTTTCCAACCCAGAGCCTGTTCTCAGCAGGGCCccgggaggggggagggggagcgaCTCCTGGCTGCAGACACAGCAGCCTCCCGCTCTGGCCCTACCTCCGCGCTCTTCAACAGCTGGCTTTCCAGGCAGGAAGAGACGCAGACCTGGAGAAGCAACGCCCTGGGGTGGGCAGAGACGGCTGACTCCCGATGCCCTGCCCTGGGGAGAGGAGGACAGGGTGTTCGTGTTCCTACCGGGAGGTTCCTGCTGACATCGTGGTGCTGGGAGCTGGGTGCTGGGTGGACGGACAGCTGTGAGCGAGTGTCCCcttgtggacacagaggagcATGTTCTAAAGGCCTTTGTTGCAGGGGTGGTGGACCCAGGACAGCCCTCCTGTTTCTCGCCCTTGCGCCACCGGTGAGGAAGCGATGTCCACGGAGGGAAGAGTGAGCCCTGCCCCAGggtgaacccgggtctccagcctCGGCTCCTTACCCCTGACGGGCTCCTGACCCCTGACGCCTGGGATGTGTGCTTGCCTCCAACCCCCGCCTGCTCCACCTAGAccctctccccgccccacccccggccGCCCCCTCATGGACACAGGTGCTGCTGAGGCTTAGGGCAGCTGAGAGTTTCCTGCAGCCTGGAGCCAAGGACTCACCAGCCCAAGGCAGCTGAcaggggaaaggtggggagggagacagaggaaagGACAGGGCCCTGGTCCCCGAGCTGGAAGTAGGGAGGGGGACGCGTAGCACCAGGCAGGTACAGAGACACTGGGCAAGGAGCTGGCTTCTGCGGACCCTTCTATCGCCCCACTCGGCCAGCCCCCAACCTCAGAGCCGCCCACCAACCTCTGGATGGGGCCTGGAAACTCAGCACTGCAGGCCCATCAGATTTTCCAGGTGgcttgcacgtgtgtgtgtgtgcgcatgcacacatgcattctTTCAAACGAGGAGGTGGGGGAACAACCAGGGAAACTGCCGTGAAGGGGGGAGCCCCAGTCTGGCCGCAGGGGGGAAACACtgcaccctccccacccctcccctgcgGCATGCGCTCAGCTGGACGACAGAGCCTGCAGCAGTGGGATGGAAACGGCCTGATTCAAAATCTAAGTAGAAAAGGTGCACAGGACAGGGGTTTAGGTAAGGGGTGGGGTCTCAGGCTGTGCCCAATAGTCCCCACAAAAGGGGGCCTGCTGGGGACAGCACAGACCCCATGGCTAGGCCTATGGATGGGGCCTGGCCATAGGGACACACCTGTCAGCCCCCAGCCAACCTAGGGGGCAGCCTTGGCCCGgtcgggggtggagggggtgggaacGCTCGAGAAGGTGAGGAAGACTCAGACGTAGGAAGCAGCCTCCCAGCCCAGCGTCTCTGTTCAGCAGAAAGTACCCCAAGGGCTCTGTCTGGTCCCAGCAGCAGTTCCCACAGACAAACCCACATCCTCCACCTGGAGCCCCAGGGGTCCTCCCAGAGCCTCACTTACTGTTCCTTCTGGGGAGAGCCGGCCGGACGCAGAGGCGGGCAGCGGGCAGTCTGGGCGTGCTGGCTCCCTGGCTCCTGAGTGCCAACAGTAGTCTCCCCTGCTGCATCCTGGCATCTGTCTTCCGGGCTCTCCCCTCCACGCCCACCGCGGCAGCTTGGCCTTGAGCACCCCCACACCCCGGAAGATAGTCTccgggaggagaagggcaggagGCTCTGGATGGCCCAGCCTCCCACACGCTGGAACCTCTCCAGCTCCCTGTATCTCTGTCTCCCCCACATGGCCAGGGACACAAAGCCCGCTGGGCTGGCCCAGGATCTGGAGGTGTGTCAGGGGGGGGGACCCGGGATCAAGGTTTCTCCTCCGAGAGGAGCAAAGAGGACGGGGCGGGCGGGGCAGCCGGGCCCCCACAGTGGGCCAGTCCTGAGCCGGCCTCAGGGGCTCTATCAGGGCGCAGCCTTTGACCCCGGGGCAGGCAGGTGCTGCAGGAATAGGGAATTCTCACTGCACCAATACAGTACCCAATACTCCCGACCTTGGGGCTCCCAGCCCTGGACCTGGGGAGTGGTtggaggaagggggtggggatcTGCTGAGATGGGGCTCGGAGACCTCAGCCCTGGCGCCCCTGGCCTTCCTGGAGCCACTTCTCCAGCCTACAGCTCCGAGCACCACTGGTCCCGCCCTCTGATCGATGGGGGAGGGGTGCTCCTCGGCCCCCGGGGAGAGGACTCCTGAGAAGCAGGGAGGAGCAGGGACCCTGGTCTCAGCAGGGCTCAGCAGGGGCCTCCTGGCTTCCTGTGCCCCCCACCCAGCTCTGACGCACATTGGCAGGTAGAGAGAGTGGCCTGAGAGCCGCCGTCGGGGCAGGTCCACACAGGAGCTGGGGAGGCTCAGGATGGGAGTCACTCCCACAGCCTCCAGGCCTTCGCCTGCACCCCGCACCCTGGATGGGCAGAGGCCACCCCGGACAGGGCCCAGGCCAGGCTGGGGGCTGTTGCAGGGCCCTGTCTTCTCTGAGGCTTCTGCTGGCGCCTGGCTCCCCCAGCTGTGTCTGCACCTCCAGCGATGTCCAGGCATCTCTTAAGCAGAAAGGGGTGCGGGGTGAGCAGGAGGCAAGGTGAGTGTCGCCCCCAAATACAGCCAAAGGGAACTAAGCTGTCCTTGGGGTCTTACCTGGTGCCCAACCGTTACCCATCTGGCCTCCACCCACTTTCTGCACCTCTGGGCCCCCACCTCTCCAAACAAAAGCACAGCCTCCAGCCCCTCAAACCCTGAGGGGAGGGGCGCTCACAGCCCGCAGGCTCAGACCTTAGGGGCCTGGGGGCACTGGCAGTGTAGTGCGGGGCACACATCCCCGCCTCCTCCCCCCACTCCTGCGGTATCCTAGCTTCCTGTTTGTGATAAGAATCAGCAGCCTGCCCCAGAGAGGGTGGCCTTCTTTCCAACCCCCTCCTGCCCCCCTTTCCTTTCCCAGGCCCCCCGCTACCCACTAGTGGAAACACGGGTGGGTTTCAGGCCAGCTAAGCTGGAGGCCACGCCCCCCAGTCTGCCAGGGGTCCCCAGGCTCCTGCCCCATCCCTTCCACCTAGGCTCCCCCGGCTCGGGCCCCCGAACACCAGAGGGCCACCCTGCCCTGCCTGAAAACAGCCCCCCGCCTCCTGCATGCCACCCCCGGCCTGTCGTACACAGCGCTTTTCGCTGTCACCTTCTGATGGCTGAATCAGGGAAGTGGGTGGCGGGGTGAGGATGGGATTGTGGGCGCCCAGAGGGGAGGAGCAGGTGTCAGGGATGTTTCCAGGGGACAGGAACCCAGCAGGGAGCCAACAGGAGGCCTGCTGGGTGAGCCAGGGGCAGGCCAGTGGGGTCTTGGACTTAGGGTCTCCCCTACCCAGGGCCCAGGCTCCAGGTGCCCCAGCAGCACAGCAGACATGGGGGTTGCCTTGTGCGAGAGCCAGAGGTCCACCCTCCATGGGTCGCTGAATAGATGTCAGGGTTCTGGGAGAAGGCCTgtgtgcctgggggtgggggaagccccCAGACCCTGCTATGAGGTATCTCTACTGCTCACCTCCAGAGTGGCTGACCTGGCTCAGACCTGCTCAGAGCTGGGGGCCTGGGGTTGACCCTTGTGGCTTGGCCTGAGCCTTTCCTTTCGTGGAGAGAGACTCCtgccccccttccccacccccgtGTGTGCCTACTTCTCCCTGTTCCTGGTGGGATTCCCGCAGCTTGAAGGGGCAAGGGCTTCCGGGGGGCAGTCTGGGGTGGGGGTCGGCCCCGCCGTGCCCAGCAAGCAGGCAGAGGCAAGAGGCGACCAGGGCCCGGAGGAGAAGCCCTGCAAGGGAGGCAGTGGTCAGGGCCAGGCTGTGGCCAAGGTGTGGACAGGCCGGGCCGCGGGGTCAGAGGCGGGAGGCCGCTGGCCCTGCTGGTGGCAACAGGCAGCT containing:
- the PTPRV gene encoding receptor-type tyrosine-protein phosphatase V isoform X10; amino-acid sequence: MWGRQRYRELERFQRVGGWAIQSLLPFSSRRLSSGVWGCSRPSCRGGRGGESPEDRCQDAAGETTVGTQEPGSQHAQTARCPPLRPAGSPQKEQRPGMRPPVLFVAILWLPGFLAKEGECQPPEEGPSWASEGSPLRVTVSSRGRSASLTLNWDAPGPGGLGRTLRLSRLSPRGSPEGQLLQAHTNASSFEFRDLVPGSRYQLEVTAVRPCGQNASLSLTALTAPSTVQDLKLHGSESPSSLEASWGSAPGGQDGYQLVLCHLESQTVVHNVSTSAGTLSYNFSHLLPGSEYGLEITTWAAHLQAKTSTRQWTAPVPPGQLALRALGTRALRASWYSSGGAAWLHLLLTDLLSGFNLTAGVTRGVSSHTFPCLSPGTPYTLKLSAVAGPHWAVGPSATEWTRPSTPRDLGLAPQPPGLRASWKVGPGAREGYLLRLSGPVDKTLSLGPGALNITFLRPLPSGHYALELRVLAGPYEARAQATAWLGDALAQRPQGSGTELPLDRPEASEEPGSQILPYTEGAPCLLRNVSGAPGVTLVTLHGPGARSQVDTVSALGTASASPTGHTGPPTPQSLEVTGRDSPSTLTIGWAPAAGPREGYRVSWHQEGSQSSPGGLVNLGPDNTSLMLPDLVPGSCYTVSVWTRAGNLSSSIQRARACTLPAPPVSLSLGLAAQPPALRAVWSPPAGGRDGFLLRLYCLRPPALEGQDTLGPEVQTFSWTRLAPGTEFLVWLATLRGPDESSAANATGWTRPLAPALVNVTSEGATQLRASWVHALGGRDGYRVTLYQAGVQVRSSPVGAHVDSASFLALTPGTEYKVEVVTQAGPLRAVAASTAGWTPPVVPAELLVSMQAGSAVVSLAWASGPLGHGACHAQLSGARLLSREQPLALGQARLVLRDLTPGRNLSLTVQCRAGPLQASTHPVLLPVEPDPVEDVQCQPEATRLALVWTVPTGDVDTCLVVAEQLAAGGAAQLIFRANTSGGALLLAPLAPAASYRLSLSVLGRNGLWSRAVSLVCATVPEAWHPPELAAAPQLEPETGMGVLIAQGMFGEEDGQIQWYGVIASTNMSLARPPREAINCTWFDHYYGGRDAYLAVLLSNPFYAGPWAAPTSWPVPVGTDDCGQTRDICNGRLRPGSRYRFSVVAFSRHSPDTLIAFSAFSEPRTSPSWAVPLPVTAGIVASVLALVWLGLLCGRRVKGQRAEKSLCSQELTAYNLRRTHRPIPAHSFQQSFESKSAHACQAFFQEFEELKEVGKEQPRLEAEHPANSTKNRYPHVLPYDHSRVRLALLDGKPHSDYINASFIPGYTHPQEFIATQGPLKKTLADFWRLVWEQQVHVIVMLTVGMENGRVLCEHYWPADSSPVTHGPVTICLLAEQPQDEWTTREFQLHHAAQQQLRRVKQLQFTTWPDHSVPEAPSSLLAFVELAREQARAAVGAGPLLVHCSAGVGRSGTFVALWRLLQQLEEEQVVDAFHAVHMLRLHRPLMIQTPSQYVFLHRCLLSRVLEGPPSSRTAEVAETHSGHWAAPGTPHVAGAPCRPQPIPVRNFARVCAERAADGNAGFLGEHQMAVVTSGPLRQRAARLGRCLKPGSSPAGPLAATMWC